CTTTCCCGCAACACCCTTCAAGACGCTTGTCCGTTTCCATGGCGACACTGTGCAATCAGGCTTTTGCTGCCACTTAGCGTTCAAACGACGACACGTTAAAGAGAATTCAAAATCCaagcaaatgaaattaaatcaatttaGCAGGGGCATAGCACCAAATTATGGGTTGGGGGGCGTAAACCTCCTGAGGGGCCCCTCACCGCACCCTAAACCAATCCTCGCCACCCCCTTATTATTGGACAACAACATCATATAGTCTCAGAATGTAAGAAAAGGgattatttctgtatttcttgTTTCGATTGTGTTCTACTTCTTTTTTCTAgtgatttttatcttttattattgttttttactgTCTTAActattcttttttcttcttctttttgaccaggaaaaagaaaaagctttgtATTTCGATTAATTTAAATTCTGttattatttcaatttaaatacACACTCAGTTTTTTTGCTGATTAAATGtaagtattgttgttgttgttgtttaatgttGATAGATTCTATTGCATTTACAGTAAAATAAGTGTAACTGTCAGCCGATTCACTGCCTGTGTGTTAATGTAACATTATGGTCTTCACATTATGTTGTTGCTGCATTTTAAACAGCACACACTTGTTTCAGATTCAGAAGTTCGTATTGGAGCTGCAGGGTTGGGTGGAGGTGTGCAGCACAGGCGAAGCCGTCACATCACAGGTGTGAGGGTGTGGAATCTCCATAGTGGCCAAAGAACTGAATAAGACAACTGGAAAACTGTCGGACTGAGGTTGAGGTAAAGAATAAGTAGCCAAATCATTAAATGGCCAAGGTCAATGGTGAACACAATAATTCAGTAAAAGAAAGAATGTTATTTGACATTTAGATTTAATATTTagatttagatatatatttaacatttggatttcatatttatatttattgatttatatcTATTTTATTGATATAACTGCCCTCATCATCTTCTCTTCCTTTCAGGATGTCCGGTTAGGgatcgccacagcgtgtcatccttacccatgtaagcctatctcctgcatcctcctttcgaacaccaactgccctcagctccatcctcatcacccttctaccaatatactcactctctctcctctggacgtgtccaaatcatcgaagtctgctctttctacctttgtctctaaaacatcaaaccttggctgtccctctgatgagctcatttttaattttattcaacATGCTCACTTCTAGAGAGAACCTCAGCaacttcatttccgccacctccagctctgcttcctgttgtctcttcagtgccactgtctctaatccgtacatcatggctggcctcaccactgttttataaactttgccattCATCCCAGCAGAGACTCCACTGCCACATAAcatacctgacaccttcctccacccgttccaatctacttggacctgtttcttcacttcctgatcactgcaaacaagaaggggctcagggctgatccctgatgcagtcccgccTCCATCTtcaattcctctgtcacacctacagcacacctcacaactgctctgctgccctcatacaggTCCTTTACTTCTCTGCTACTCCAGACTTTTGCATGCAGTAccgcagttcctctctgggtactctatcataggctttctctagagatacaaacacacaatgtagctccttctgactttctctgtacttttccatcaaaacCCTCAAgggaaaaaatgcatctttggtactctttctaggcatgaaaccatactgttgctcgcaaatactcacatcagccctgagtctagcctccactactctttcccataacttcattgtgtggctcatcaactttattcctctatagtttccATTGTTCTGcacattttctgaaaatataGCCACACGGCTCTCCTATCCCTCTTCATCATTCTTCTGCGCTGTATCTCTGTGGATACGTGTTGTGTGTGCGCTGGCGGGCGGGCAGACTCGAGCCAGCAGCTTGCTTGCCTATTTGCTTTGCGCTGCTAAATCACGAGACACAAGAGGTCTGGCTGTCGCCTGTTTGATGAAACTGCTGCAGTGCACAGAGTGAAAAAGAAACTACTGTATTGATCTCATCACGCTAGTATCGATCCGATATGGCACTGACTTGGTATTGATACGGTTTGGATCGATCCGCCCACCACtagtaaaataattttcctgatttttagGGTCGAATTTGGGGTGCGATTTATACTGgagagcgtattatacacgacAAAGTGTGGTACTTTGTGCCAACAAAGTATTTTACACGAAGCAGCCTTGGCTGTGTACTGAACAGCTGGGTAAGCAAATTGATCTTCTTTCAACATTCAAGCTTGGGGCTAAGATAAACCTACACAATGGACAGGGATAATGTGATCAAATTTTGTTTTAGGCTGGGGATGAGGTACAACGAGATCCAGAAAAATGTTGCTTTGTAAGGAAACATTATTACCAAGAGAGATTTAAATAGACTATTGACAGCCAGGTTGCTTTGCAAAGGTATGACTTAGACCCCTAAATGGGACAGTCTAAAACACTTAACGTAAGCATCGAAAAGCCCTACATTGCTTAATGTCAGAAAACTGTGATCGATCGTCACCAAGATGTATGTGGAGATCTCTACTTGTACCCCCTTCCACCTCTAACAATATCAGAATGAGCACCCCAATATattggattttatggacattCTGCGATTTCCtctgaaaagaaaaagcttAACTTCGCTTAAGGTCAGAATACTGTGATCAATTGTCACCAAAATTTATGAGGACATTTGTACTTATGCCTACTTTAATCTCTGAAAATATAAGTGACGTACATTTTTCTTCTGTATAGTGAGTGCATGGGAAACACTTGATGTCGTTCTACAAACAATattgacacttggggctgatttcacttctgttggcgttttattccatttgtgtacagcataacagctaaattcTGCTTAAACATGTTTGGTTTGGACTTTAATTCACTTTGAtttccacacgcagcatcagcactggggcgccccaaggttgtgtcctctctccgctgctcttctctctctatacgaacgactgcacctcagcgaacccgactgtcaaactcctgaaagtttgcagatggcaccactgtcatcggcctcatcaaggacggtgacgagtctgcatatcgacaggaagcggagcggctggagctgtggtgcggccgacacaacctggagctgaacacgctcaagactgttgggatgatcgtggacttcaggaggcatccttcgccacagctgcccctcacgttgtccagctgccttgtgtcaaccgtcgagaccttcaagttcctgggaattacaatctctcaggacctgaagtgggcgaccaacatcaactccgtcctcaaaaaggcccagcagaggatgtacttcctgcggcgtctgagaaagcacggcctgccaccggagctgctgacacagttctacacagcggtcatcgaatcagtcctgtgttcttccatcacagtctggtttggtgctgctacaaaaaaggacaaactccgactgcaacggacaatcaaaactgctgaaaggattgtcggtacccccctacctaccattgaggacttgcacgctgccagaactaagacaagggcgtgcaaaatcctctcggaccctccacaccccggtcaccagctcttccagctccttccctcaggtaggcgctaccgatcaatgcaaactagaactagtagacattccaacagcttcttccctcttgcaatcaacttcttaaacagctaacctataattccattacaacaagctggcaattttttgacttgagttcgttgttacatttctgtggggccaattatgtattactcgtgcactcactgtggttgtctcgccatgctgcactatttgcatatactggccactcatgccagagtagcatctgctccatttgcacactgattgaggagtatctgtaacatttgcacaaccatcattgtctcagatgatcgcactactcgtcactttaaaccgcatacactccttgaagtctcagcgccctttgcacaatggtcattgcaccggactattgcaatattagtcgttcgaactgctctaagtgctagaggactctgcatctttttgcacaattgttttttgtcaatgtctttatgtctccaaagtgttctgtaaattgactgtctgttgtactagagcggctccaactaccggagacaaactccttgtgtgttttggacatacttggaaaatcaagatgattctgattctgattctgattctgattctgattaaattagTCAACAAcaccataaaaaaattatatatgggCCTTGTATGTGCATTCTGTAGCTAAGGAATACTATAGAGTCCAAAGGGCATTCTTTTATATGCTTTGAACAATGAACCCATAAAACGTAACAATGATTCATTTTCCCACCACTATTTGGCAGTCACTCACCATGATCTTATTTGATAACCAAAAGAACAGATAAGGATTCAAATTACGGGCCGCCGAGGACAAGCCTCCAAGTGTTTCTCACAGTCGATTGCCACGGATAATTCTCTTCTGCCATCAAATTTACAATATGTCTATATTCAAGGGAACAACTGAAGAAATTGCTGCCTGCCTTGCTGAGGCCACAATCTGTTCTGGTGCTAACTGCCTTGTGCCAACCAATAACTTTCATGCAAAACTGCTGCTAGCGCTGAACATCACCTTCACCATCATGCAGGCTATTGTCATGTGTGCCATGGGCTGCTCTGTGGATGTCCAAAACCTTTGGGGGCATCTGAAGAGACCTTGGAGCATAGTTACTGGATTCCTCTGCCAATTTGGCATTATGCCTTTTACCGCCTTTGCTTTATCAATTGCCTTTAATGTGCTGCCTGTTCAGGCCATTGTCATCGTTATCCTCGGTTGCTGTCCTGGAGGCGTCACCTCCAATATTATCTGCAGTTTTCTCGATGGAGACATGGACCTAAGGTAAGAAATTGTCTTGTTCAGTTAATGGCATGTTGGCTGAATCAACGTAAGTGATCATCTCATCTCTATGTACTACGTTTACTCCATGACTTGTAAACATATGAGCTCATTTTCATCGCATTGATTACTGGGCCAAAAAAGAATCACAATAAACTTGTTGTGGTTCTTCTCTTCAGTATCGGTATGACAGCCTGTTCCACCACCCTGTCCTTGGGAATGATGCCACTATGTCTCTTCATATACACCTCCCTCTGGACTTCTTCAGACACCATCCAAATCCCATATGACATAATTGGTAAATATATAACTGTTGATTACTGGCACACATatcaaaatacagtggaacctcgtttTAACGTAACCTGATTTAACGGCTATTGGAAGTAACGGACTGGCGCAGAGCCACGGCTAATCTACTGTACATGCGCCAGGATGCATTCAAATTGCAAGTAAATTATCCATGTGCTTGTGTGCTGGCTCAATGTACTCTTAAAAATGGCAGATCTTCCTTCAAATCCTGGCTGGAGAAGAAAAGTTTGGATAAACTTAAACATTTTCCAAACGTTTTCAagcttttgtatattttttaaaagtaattttctattgtattgtgtattttaggctatgaaaaaagttgaaaacaataattcaatcattttgttttcaatttaacggacaatcggctgtaACGAACatagtccgttaaatcgaggttccactgtacttttttaaaaattatgtttttaaatgttcatgaGATGAGGAATTTTCTTAATTTCATTTACTCTTTTATGCTGTGTCAGGTTTGTGTTTTGGTCCCACAGAAACTCGGATAATTAAATTTTAatagtaatataatattttaaattgaaattaaaaaggCATACAATTTGCATTTCCTCAGGTACCACCCTTACGGCCTTCCTTGTCCCAGTCTCTGTCGGAATATATGTTAAACATAGATGGCCCCACTTGGCTAAAAAGATCCTCAAGGTAGGAACTTGCACATGATCTTATGTCTTATACAACgtgatatatactgtatacagtgtgtTTTCTGTTCAGGTTGGGTCGATTACAGGCTTTAGTTTCATGGTCATCATTTCTGTGGTTGGGATAATTCTTTATCAGTCTTCCTGGATCGTTTCCCCCTCCCTTTGGATAATCGGGACTATCTTCCCCTTAATTGGTTTTGGGATGGGTTTCCTTTTGGCTCGCTTTGTGGGTCAACCATGGTACAGGTGAGGTTACAATTGATGGCATAAACAGTTTCAAAAATGTTACCATACCTGCTCAAAGCATATATCATAGTTgctttatttccatccatccatcaattttctgaaccgcttattgCTAAATAGAATAATTGCTTGCCAtcacaaagtatttatttaaaatcttcCTCAGCTTGTGTGTACTGTAGTTCTgttataatactttttttttctgtgaggtGCCGAACAATTGCTTTGGAGACTGGTTTTCAGAACAGCCAATTGTGTAACACCATTGTCCAGTTGTCCTTCAACCCAGATGAACTGGATGTCATGTTTGCAATCCCCATTATCTATGCCATCTTTCAGATGGTGATGTCTGTCCTGTTTGTGGGAGGTAAGCTAACGAGTGTTAACCAGATGTGAAAACTACCAAGTTTGTGATGCAGTGCCGTGTTTTCTTAGCAGCATGATGTGAGTTAACACATggcaaaaaaatctgccatCTGTCTGTGAGCAAGTCACAGATTTTATTCCTTCATATTccgtaccgctcatcctcactcgggtcgcgggcgtgctggagtctatctcagctgactctgggcgagaggcggggtacaccctgaactggtcgccagccaatcgcagggcacatagaaacaaacaaccattcacactcacattcacacccacgggcaatttagagtcttcaattcacctaccttgcatgtttttggcatgtgggtggaaaccggagtacccggacaaaaccctcacaggcacggacggggagaacatgtaaactccacacaggggaggccggatttgaaccagggtcctcagaactgtgaggcagacgtgctaaccagtcgtccaccttttCACCGTCACAGATTTTAATTCAGGAAAAACTTTTAAGGGGTGTCTCCACAAAGTGGAAGTTGGGTTTATTTGGTAGCCTTTTAACCATCCCATTTTAGACCATAAgtcattttttcaaaaaatgttttgagtcCCAGagccatttttatatttaaaaaaaaatggtgtggaAACAACCGTTTAAATTGCATACCAGAAAGAAGACTACTTCCTAAAAACCAGAtgtgtcattttattattattacaattccCTTTCCAATTACTTAAATTACAGAGACAAGACTTATCtgtgattaattaaaaaacaaaaaaacaacctccaCAGCATTTGAGATCGACCAGAACACAGTTgctaagataattttttttctggtctatCGTATGTTTAACAAtcatgcattacacttatatagcgctgttttagacactcaaagacgctttacaatttcatgcattattcattctcTTCTCAGTCACACCcttggtggtggtaagctacttgtgtagccacagctgccctgcgGCAATCTGGCGGaagtgtggctgccattctgcccCTACGGCTCTTCCGActaccaccaaacatccaaccacattcatttgtGGGCAATGTGCTTTAAGTGTCTTTCCCAGGGACGCCAGGACGACATGCACTCAGGCGAGGATACAAACCGGCGACCCACCTGTTGCAGGGTGTACTCTTACCCTCAGTGCCATGCTGCCCATGCCCCATGTttgcctgt
This sequence is a window from Phycodurus eques isolate BA_2022a chromosome 2, UOR_Pequ_1.1, whole genome shotgun sequence. Protein-coding genes within it:
- the LOC133415786 gene encoding ileal sodium/bile acid cotransporter-like encodes the protein MSIFKGTTEEIAACLAEATICSGANCLVPTNNFHAKLLLALNITFTIMQAIVMCAMGCSVDVQNLWGHLKRPWSIVTGFLCQFGIMPFTAFALSIAFNVLPVQAIVIVILGCCPGGVTSNIICSFLDGDMDLSIGMTACSTTLSLGMMPLCLFIYTSLWTSSDTIQIPYDIIGTTLTAFLVPVSVGIYVKHRWPHLAKKILKVGSITGFSFMVIISVVGIILYQSSWIVSPSLWIIGTIFPLIGFGMGFLLARFVGQPWYRCRTIALETGFQNSQLCNTIVQLSFNPDELDVMFAIPIIYAIFQMVMSVLFVGGYQVYKKSHGLGSAETDMELPTFEDGYLEQAK